TCGCGATTTTTGCGACTTTACGGAACGCAGGTGGACTGCCCGATTGATCGAAAAAGGATTGAAGCCCCTTCCCCCACCGTATGAACTGTATTTGGAAATCAGTTCTAAAACGGGAAAATAACCGTTTTCCTCCATGAAAAAAGGTTATCTTCCGATTCAATCTGGAGTCTATTTTTCCGATACTATATACAGGAATTTTTCGAGAATACCGAAAAATTTCAATCCGCTGACTAAAAGTACCAAGGAATAGGGGACAATGAAACTCAAAGTCGCATTTTGCCTAGCCATTTTGGCAGTAACCGGCCTACTGGATGCACAACAACAAAACCAACAAGGCCAAAAGAAGGACGATCTCCAAGCTGGAGCGGCGATCCTAGATACGGAAAAAGGACTGGATGAGCGCATCTTCGAGCTAAATCAAAGACTGACCCGACATACGGTTTTGATGAAGATGAAGGTTCGAATCCTGCCCTTCCGCACTGTTCTTTTTAAAGGAAAATCCAACGGCGACGAATGCGTGCCTGCCGTTAGCCAGGAAGATCCCGCAAACAATTGTATCCGGGTGGAAGTTTACGATTTCATTAAGGACGACGAGCGTGGCCAAGGAAAAATCGTACAAGGCGGACTCGCGAAATTTATGGAGATCTATTTCGACGGCCAAAACAGCAATGATCCGGATCCCCGTATGGAGCCTCCGAGAAATATGGCTAAATTGATCAGCAAAATATACAAAAATAATTTTCTGATCGAAGATAAGGTGATTTCCGAGATCATCGACCGTACTCCGAACGGACAGCCCGCTCACAATGATAAGGTGGAGATTTATTTCCAAAAGAACGGTTATCCCGAATACGGAAGACCGGAAACCCCTGGTGAAAAAGGTGTGGGAAAATATCTGATGACGAGCGTGGAAAACACCAAAACCCACCCCATCAGAAACGCCTTTAAAAAACAGTTCTACATCAAGCACCTGGACGATTTCGACCGTCTCTTTACGAAGATTTTCGATTATAACGACCAATTAGGAAACGAAAACTACAGAGAGAACGTAGACATCATGAAGGAGTCTCTGAAGTACTAAGTGAGGTATATTGTTCCCTGTTCGTCGTGCCGAACCGAACTTCGTATTCCTGTAAATCTGGGAAAGTTGACGGTCCGGTGCCCTCGCTGCTATCATTCCTTTTTGTTCGATCCCGACGATAAGTCCTCTTACGTCGGAGGCAGATACGAATCGGATGAGGAAAATCCGAATCCCCGCTCTTTACGGGGATTTTTTCTTTTTATGGAAGACCTCTGGAGAAGAACCAAAGAAAGACTCTTTCCGAAGAGAAACGAAACCTTAGGTTGGCAATCGCCTTCTTCCCCGAGAGAATACGTGGATCCGAACTCCCGCTCCTTTTATCGAAAAAGTTTTGCGCAACGATTTGCCCGCAACTTCCTATTGGCGCTGATATTTATCGGAATCGTTCGTGCCTGCTTTTTTAGCCGAGACCGTATGATTTTTCAGGAAGAAACTCTTCCCCCCATCCAGGAAGAACCGGAGCGACGGATGCCCCCTCCCTCTTCTCCCGACGAGCCAAAGGAAGAACCTCCCCAATACGAAATCTGATGAATCTACTCCTCCTGACTCCGGAAGAGCTGATTCGAGATTCGGAATACTCCGTCCGGGATCGACAAAGGGTCGATCATATTCTGAACATATTAAAAAAACGAGAAGGAGAATCCGTTCGAGCGGGGATCTTGAACGAGTCCTTAGGTAGCTTCCGTATCACTGCGGTTCGGGAACGTGAAATCAAAGGAAGTTATAGAAGAATCCTATTTGCAACCCCCCGTGCCCCCAAGTTGGTATTATTCTCCGCACTGCAAAGGCCCCCTACTGTGGAGAAAATACTCCAGCTCGCGGGAACCTGGGGAATCTCCGAAATCGGATTTTTCAATTCCGAACTTTCCAGAAAGGAATACCTCACTTCTCCCGTCTGGAGAGCGGAAAATCTAAGTACGGAATTGAGACTCGGAATGGAGCAAGGCCGAAACGTATTCGAACCTAGAAT
The genomic region above belongs to Leptospira fletcheri and contains:
- the fcpB gene encoding flagellar-coiling protein FcpB, which produces MKLKVAFCLAILAVTGLLDAQQQNQQGQKKDDLQAGAAILDTEKGLDERIFELNQRLTRHTVLMKMKVRILPFRTVLFKGKSNGDECVPAVSQEDPANNCIRVEVYDFIKDDERGQGKIVQGGLAKFMEIYFDGQNSNDPDPRMEPPRNMAKLISKIYKNNFLIEDKVISEIIDRTPNGQPAHNDKVEIYFQKNGYPEYGRPETPGEKGVGKYLMTSVENTKTHPIRNAFKKQFYIKHLDDFDRLFTKIFDYNDQLGNENYRENVDIMKESLKY
- a CDS encoding RsmE family RNA methyltransferase, with the protein product MNLLLLTPEELIRDSEYSVRDRQRVDHILNILKKREGESVRAGILNESLGSFRITAVREREIKGSYRRILFATPRAPKLVLFSALQRPPTVEKILQLAGTWGISEIGFFNSELSRKEYLTSPVWRAENLSTELRLGMEQGRNVFEPRMRLFFSRPQDGKKPVLTDDWKAELSSFPGKLFYLDRKGESLASLTEFENENTTRAFLLGPEPGWSRKEKEGFRKVGALPIRLSRSVLRSEQALAFLLSQQEEILERKGIRK